TAAAAAACGAATtctgtgataatttttttttttgaaaaaacaaggGCTTAAAAAATACCCTTTCATCTGTGGCAGAATTACTTACAGATATGCAGACAATTGAGATATGAAATTAAGAACTCAAGAATGGGGAAATTATTAAATGGACTTGGGGAAGGGGGTGTGCAGGGTTCTGAATGTAGTTAGAACAGCAGTGTGTCGTAGTTATAAATCTCAAGGCAGTTGTCAAAAGAagagataattattaaaaaaataagagataaataagataaagttatttaaaaactgaaaagaacttAAATGTTATAACCCATATGGGGCTTAtgtcttattctttattttgagaaatatagtaaaaaacgaataaatagttttcaaatttttatggTAACTATTAGTAAAATTGAAAACATTGTGTGTCTTCCACAACATTGGAGAAGGCAGGAGCAACTAAAACATACATCAAGAGAAGGAGAACAAAGCAAGCATCCAGGAACCTGAAATATCACAGGGCAGAGTGCAAGGGGATGGGAGCAGTAGCAAATTAGTTACAGCCGTAGATGTAATTTGATTAAACcctctttttaaagataaaaattcttaGATTTGGTCAAAAATCAAAGTCCAACCCAAAAGATCTAACTATAATTGTAacattagaaaaagtaaaagaaggcaAAGATAACATAAGACCaattcaaacaaaaagaaacttggTGTTATATtattatcagacaaaacagaaatGAGAGTAAGACAGCATTCAGTGGAACAAGAAAGGTCAGTTGATGAGTCACAGTGAGGATCATTCACAGAATGACATCACGTCAAACTATAGTGAAAACCTACTAGAAGCACTAGAGAAGATGGAGGAACACTGTTGTGATAGAAGTCTAACAAACCATTGTCTTCGCAGATCAAAGcaacaaaaaatacataaggTTTGAAGGATCTGAATGAAATAACAAGGTCACTTTCATAGCAGTATTTGGAACTCTGTATGTAGAGGCATAATACCTTCTTGTTCAGTTCCTGTGGAACATTTACAAAAGTTGACTAAATATCACTATgaagaaaatccaaagaaattGCCCAAAGCAGCTACATTTTCTAGTCCAGTACAACAGAACTGgagactaataaaaaaaaaaaaaaggttgtcaaaattgggatttttaaaaagagccattCTGCTAAATATCTTggcttaaaaaggaaataaaaactgtaaatacaGATTATTTACACCTTAATGATAATGATCATCTACATTCAAACTTTTGAAATGTGTCTAAAGCTGAATTCAGAGGAAAAACAATAGACAAAAGGCTTTATTATTAGAGGTCTAgaagtttcaaaaacaaaaataataagctTGAGAGAAATTCGGAAAATAAACTAGTAAtgacaaaaacagaaagtaaagaaTTGGAAATGGGAAAATGGAGGAGTTTGAGACTATTCTAAGAGCTGTTATTTGAAAATGCCACTAAGATAGAACTCTGGCTGTTCTCTGTCTTCTTTGCCAGCTCTTCTCTTTTACTTAGCCTTTGATTGGTAGCGTTTCTACAAAACGAAGTTTGGTCTCTAaggctcctcctcttcttctcttctgtattcctttcattttattaggAAAGCTATCAAGGCAATTTGTTACATTAGTAAGAGGGAAAGAGCTTCGTGCATTTCAAGTACTGAATGAAGGTCAGTGCCTATAAACCATGGTCTTCGTTTGGGCTGCTGTACagaataccagagactgggtggcttacaaacaataggaatttatttttccaagtcctggaggctggaaatccaagatcagggtgccagcatggtcagccTCTCGTGAGGGCCCTCCTCCGGTTCCAGACTGCTGATGTCTCGTTGTATCCTCACATGACCGAGAGCAGAGAGAGGGTGAAAGCTGTCTCTTGActcttatgaggacactaatcccattcacaaaGGCTCCGCCCCCATggcctcatctaatcctaatcaCTTCCCAGAGGCCCCCTCTTGATACTGTCACTTGGTGATGGGGTGAGGGCAGAGTTTCAAcccatgaatttggggggacacagtatTCAGTCCGTAACCTTTTTTAGAGATACATAGTTATAAAGTATATGTAGCTGTGGTCAGGATATATAGGAAAAAGTAGGTCCCAGTAGCTAAAGAGCAAGGGGTTTAGAAACACATTAGGGAACTGGAGAAAGGACAAGAGTTCGTGAGGGAAAAGAAGGGTAATGTTTATGGGTGTGCTGGCCCTGTCACCTCTGCCCCTGTGGGGCCTGCCATTgccattttatttactcttttgtcCAGGCCTGGTACGTAGTGGTCTTTAACTGGATATTATGGCGGGAAAGCTGATGATTTCTTGTTTGTGAACTGTTACACTAAGATACGATGTTATGGTAGACctgtaaataatgtttttaaaatgtgtgtgcatatattaaTCTTTACCAGAATGTCACAGGTAGACTAATGGTTGGCCTGCGCTGGTGGAATCATATTGATGAAGATGGAAAAAGCCATTGGGTGTTTGAGTCCAGGAAGGTAAACTGCCTTTGTGTGgtggtgttgttgttttttgttttttttttttttttttggagcatcATTCAAAAAATTATGTGTTAGATACATTTGAGTATTTAAGAGTCAATTACCTAAACACTTCAGATGCATCTACACATAAGGGACCGCCCCAGATCGCTTGGCATGGTATAGCACGGAACTAGATGGCCTTCTAAACTTGCCGTGCGTTTCTCTTTAGTTTTGATTGGAAACAGGGCGTGTCCAGGAAAGAACTCTGAGAGGGCTTGGGCTCAGGGTTTATGCCGCGTGCTTAGCTGCCTCCCAGAGGCTGCTGCTGAAGGGTCTCTGTTTGGGACCCTCAGCCTGTGTGCCTTGCCTAGTGTAGCTCCCTCCAGTGGCTCCCTCTGTCCTTGCCCCCGGGGTCCTCCTCCATTCGTGCGCAggagcaggagaaagaaagaggaggtttGCAGCTGGATAGAAAATCTGAGGTAAGCAGAGAGCAGTCTGTTCTTCAGGCTGCGCCTTCAGAAGCCCTAGGGGACCTTGCTCTGTTTTGGGTTAGCCTGCTTATCTGTAGTGGAAATCAGTTTGGGAGCCAGAGGACAAAATTCCTGGAGACAGCACACCAGTTAAATTGCTTGCCTTCTGCTTGTTAGGGCCGTGACTAGGACTCCTCAGAAAGCAGCATTGTGCTCAGTGAGCCCGTAGTCctttatattataaaatctaCCTTGGAAACCACTCAGCACCCTTTTAAATTCCTGGGTGTTGCTGAGACATTCCGGTCATTCTTCCTGTGGACCCTGACTTGACCCTTTGGTCTCCAGGGTGACCGTAGCCTTGGTTTCCTGAGTCCTCACCGAAGAAGGCACCTGTCAACGCTTGCTTACCGATAATCAGTGTAAGTGCAAGAAGCGTTGACTGGAAGCCCATCAGAGGCCACCCTTACTGTCTTGGGTGGTGACAAACTGTCCACTCTGCCCTGAAAATGAAACAGTCTCCATTTAAAACAAAGTATGTTAAGACCAGTTCCAAAAATTACAGTAGTGGTAGATCTGCTGTTTTGTTTGAGGGGGATTGTGGGGCGGGGGATAGGAGTTCTCACTTGGGACTTGGGTTGtctgtattaatttatttgaatttgaGGGTAAGgggtttttcattaaaaatgttaaacttgTTGCTGATAAATACCACAGAACATTGGTTATTAAATTCATGTTCTTTTGCAGGCCTCTCCTCAAGACAGTAAAACTGTTTCAGAGGCTGAATCAAGAATCTTCTGGTTAGGACTCATTGCCTGTCCAGTGCTGTGGGTAATATTTGCCTTTAGTGCCCTCTTCTCCTTCAGAGTGAAGTGGTTGGTGAGTATCAGTGTGGAGCTGTCAGTGACCCACTAAGGTGGCTGATGGACAGTCATGATAAGCGACCACCTACCTGTGTTAACATCAGGGACCCGTCTTGAATAGGCAGCTTCGTCCTGTGTTTCCCAAGTTTGGTTTCTCAACTCTGCTTTTCTCTAAGTACAGAGAGCAGAGTCCTGTGAAAGACTCCATCTCACCAGTTCTCCAAGTGCTTAGCAGAATTTGATTTAGCCCATCTTGTTCGGTGATTACCGCATTTATCACATAATCTTGTCGGTCGGGGGTGGTCCGTATACTCCAAACATGCTTAGCTTGGTTTGGAACTGACAGAGTGGTCTTTTCTGAAAATACCGGTTGGTAACCtgttctggttatctattgcAACAGTCATTTTATGATCTCTCGCAGTTTCACTGGTTCAGAAGTTTGGAAAGGGCTTGTCTGGAAAGTTCTGGCTTGGGATCTTTTGTACTTGCGGTCAGACAGTGGCTGGGGGCTGGCGAGGCTTCTCCTCTTTATGGGGTCCCACGGCCTCTCACGCGGTCTTTCCACATTGCCGGTTGGGGCTTCATTACAGTCCGGTGGCCTCATGGCAGTTAGACTTGGAGGGTCCCAGCTCCAGCTGAGAGTGTTGTAGCTCACGAGCTGTATTACCTTGTACAACCGTACTAGTTTACCAGGgccgccataacaaagtatcacagactgggtggcttgaacaacagagaTTTACTTTCCCCCAGCCCTGGAGGTCTGTCTCTTTGGCTTGCTGGCCGTCTTCTCCCGGTGCCTTCGTGTGGCCTTCCCTCTGCGCGtctctgtgtcctgatctcctcggTCTCTAAGGGCGCCTGTCATATTGCATCAGGGCCCATCCTAGTGaccttatttttccttaattctttaaagaccctgtttccaaatacagtcacattctggggtgctgggattatacatatatatatatatatatataaacatatacattttggGGGAACAAAGGTCAGCCCATGACAAccacctagcctcagaagtcacagcatcacttttttttttttttttttttttttgcggtacgcgggcctctcactgctgtggcctctcccgttgcggagcacaggctccggacgcgcaggctcagcggccatggctcatgggcccagccctccgtggcatgtgggatcttcccggaccggggcacgaacccgcgtcccctgcatcggcaggtggactcccaaccactgcgccaccagggaagcccacagcatCACTTTTGGCACCCGTCCACATTCAGGAGAATGGAAATTAGGCTCTACAGCTTGATGGGGGAGTAAGAAGGTTCTAGAAGAGCATGTGGAGATACAGTTGCtaccatctttggaaaatatcatCTGTCACTTAGCCCAAACTGTGTgtcttattcttttaataattgATTTTATCTCGCTTAATACTTCTTGGTATCAGATGTATTTTGGCCttaattgtgtttttttcccctgtttttaatatttccttgtCTAGTTCGCTGTATaggttctcttttcctttgtgcttacaCGTACATAAATACTTTCCCTTTTGAGATTTGGAaggtttattttctgtttttagtttttctagtAGTTATCTGTATCACATAACCCTCTTCCATGCATTTCATGTGTCATACCCTCTTTCATGAATTAAGAAATGGATTTAATGTCTTGATTTCCTGCTGTGAAAGATGTAAAGTTAACATTCATGCCTTCTCCCACCtttcctccctgcttccacttcTGGATTTTTGCTGGTTGTCGTCTTACTTTAGTTATTTTAAGTAATATACTTACTCCTGTTTATTGACTTAGAGACTGtttagaaaggaaatgaaataaacactCTTATATTCCctcctttgtttcttccctttctatGCCTGAGCTTTGTTTGTTCCagtattatttttgttgtcaAGGTTTATAACAATTATCTTTTGAAACGATATTTGTTACTGGTTGTTCAGTCTTTGatctacttttaaataaattgattgaGTTCTTttattgcagcttctcctttacCTCTTGGTTGGCTGAATTTCATtgttgggtgattttttttcaaaaatcttgTGGGTGTTATTTTCCTTTGGCTCTGTCCTGTTTAAGAATATGAGCCTGTTGACTTTATTCTtgaataaacttttcttttttcttttctttctgaataaaCTCTTTATGCTtgaataaattctttatttcttcattcttgaAAAAAGATTCTTTATTCTTGAATAAAGAACTGGCTAAGTTAATATTCTTGGGTCACAACTTTTTTTCTCTCACCATTTAGAAGACATTACTTCCtcattttctaatattgaatATTGTAGAGAAATCTGAGGCCTGGCTTACTTAACAAACTCCATGTAAGGGAgtgaattatttttctccctgggcaaataatttttgttaatcattcttgaagttttaaaatagcaTACATAACCAGATTGtctttgtgtttatctttctgtATTGCTTTTTCTGGAAACCGTGTGCCCCTCTAATATGCAGGCACAGGTTTTGCTTTGAATCTGGAAAATTATCTTCTGttgtctttacatttatttatgttctgtttttttggtgtCTCTAATTCTGAGGTACCAGTTACCTCTGTGTTGGATCATTTTTATCTGTTCTCATCTACCATCTTAAATGCGTTCATCtctcatctctttcctttctggttATTCACTCAGCACATCTTTTTACAAGAGTCTGCCATACGCCAGAGCTGTCCTGGGAGCTGGGGATATGAAAGGGCCTGATAAACAAGATAACTGCTCCGGTAGCACCACGTTCTAGTGGAGCAGAGTGTAGACAGACAGTAAATAAGGGTTGTTAGAAAGGTGATACAAGGTAACAGAGTGGAGAGTGCCAGGGAGAGCGGAGTGGGCTGCTTTAGCAAGCGCTTCTCTGCGTTTCCTGAGCTCTGCCAGCTCCGTTTTCAACTCCTTCTGGTGTCTTGTCTTACCTTCATTCTCTTTGAATTCTTATCTTTAGGTTCTTCTGTAGGGTGACGTATGCTTCAGGAATGCTTTTATTTTGCTGGactccatttctttttagaaTTGATTCTTCACCTGCCTTTTGCAtactgtgttcctttcttctttttggtttttgctgtGGTTCTGCATAGCTGCCTTTCCCTGTTCCCCTCCCCATTTTGCTCCTGTTCGCAGTGGCAGCTCTGTCCAGACCTTCTCTTTATGTTGGTTTCGTGTGGGTGAGTTCTCCTTGCCTGCCTTCCTTGTTGTCTGAGACATCTGGGCTCTGCTGTGAGCTGCGGTTTGGTCGCCTGAAGGCGCAGGTGTGAGGAGGGGACCGCAGCCCTGCTGCCTCGGCTGGCTTGCTCGGGTTCCTTCCCTTACGGAGTGGAGTTCTTGTTGCTCTGTCGCGGTTCTGCCCTCCTGCTTTAGATCGTTTGTGAGCCCCCGGAGCCTTCACCTCTCTCTGGGGAGGCAGCCCAGTCTTTCTCTGGCAGTGTTTCCCCTTCCCTAAAGCAGAGCAGGGAGAGCGGGGTGAAAGGTGGTTTGGGCTCCTGTTTTAAGACCGCAGGGCAGGAAGGGGGCATCCCGTCCCTCAAGCTTCCCCACCCACTGTTCTCTGTGGTGATGGGCTTGATGACCGTTGGTCCTCCTGCCTCTCAGACCATTTGCTTATTCTAGAACAGGGCTTGGCAAACTGTGGCCTGCAGCCCAAATCTGGCCTTAcgcctgtttttgtaaatttgtgttggaacacagccttgcctgtttgtttacatattgccTGTGGCTGCTCTGGGGCTagaatggcagagttgagtatttgcaacagagaccatatggcctgcagagactaaaacatttattatctggccctttacagaaaagctttGTAGAATATTTAACCGTGGGATCCCCTCATGTTGTTCTCATTAACTTTTcttcaataatatttaaatagtagGCTTGCGTTTCTTATTCCCAATCCTTAGTGGTCTTAGTGGGGTCACCTATAGGATTGTGGCCACAAGGAAGAAACAACTCTGCTGAAGAGCATTTCTTCCTAGTGttgtgtccccccgcccccccccgccgcgCCCTTCCCCACATCTTCCTGTCCCAGAAGGCAAACCCCTGTTGGTTGCTACCTTGAGGCACCGGTTTGCTTTCTTAGAAGCCAGCTGTTGCCCGCACATTAGCATAGAGCAGAGACTCAGCTCTGCGTGCTTTCAGTGTGTTGAACTTGATCTATCTCTTGACCATTCTTTTGGAATTCTTAAGGAAATAGTTAACATTTGAGCCCCTTCTGAGTCTCATTTACTTTCTTAATATCTTTACTCACAGAACCGTGGGAAATATTAGAGAATGGTCCCCCCCACTGCACCCCCGGGGCCGGCACAGAGCAGTGTGTTGATGGGTGCTTGTTGGGGGGTGCAGAGCGCGTATTGGACGGGTCTGCTCTGGGAGGGAGGGCGCACGGGAGTCTCACGGCCACAACCCCCCTTCGCAGAGcttcctcttcctgctcttcCCCGAGACAGTCTCCGCGTTTTGTTTGTGGCAGAGAGACGGTCAGTCAGTGTCAGGCCCGTAACTGTGGGTTATTCCCCCCTCCCAGGCGGTGGTTATCATGGGTGTGGTGCTGCAAGGGGCCAACCTGTATGGCTACATCAGGTGCAAAGTGGGCAGCAGGAAGGATTTAACCAGCATGGCTACGTCGTACCTTGGAAAGCAGTTTTTAAGACAAGTAAGTGTTTTCTGGATGTCAGGGTAATTTGGATGTGGTCAGTGACTAATGCAATGATGATTTCTAACTCTTGTAGAGTTTAATTTCTatgaagtacttaaaaaaaagttttttaaagggaCATGCTTATTTAAGTATGACATGATGATgctaaagttattttaatttctctttggaGGCTTTTAGGGCATTCCAGAAATGTATTGTCGATatcctgaaattattttaaaaccagagggataaatgttcattgataataacttttttttttaattagctgaAGTTCAGTTGCTTTCCATTACTTCCGGTGGCTCTAAATGAACAGTTTTGAAGAATGTATCAATATATTGTATGGTTTTAGGGTTTATAGTAAGAACAAGTTAGAAACATAATAAGACCGTATCGTTAAAGATTGTTTTAAAGTACTCGGTTTGGTTTTGAAGAATGTGTAGGTTTTACTATAGTTCCCCGATATGAAGATTTAAATCGGAGTTTTCCGTGGGGTAAGTGGTATGCATAGGTAAATAGTAATTGGTAAAACCTTTGGGAAATTGATTAAGTCTTTGTATGAGTGATGTCTCGTGTTTGTGTTCATGCAGTAGGTTGGGTGGGTAACGTTATACAGGACACTTAGGGGTTCTCAACCTTGGACATGCATCAGAATCTCCTGTAGGGCTAGAGCACAGATTGTGGGGTCCTACCCCCAGAGTTTCTTATTTAGTTGCCCTGGGGCCGGGTCTCATAGGTCACGTGTTTGCAGGTTCCTAGGTGGTACTGATGTTGCTGGTTCAAGGATTACATTTGTGACTAAAGCCCTCAGAGGCTAAGTGACTTCTCAGGAACATAGAGAAACAAAGTGGTGCAAAGCTAGGGCTTAACCCAGCTCTCTTGAAATCCAGTGCCGTTTCCTGTACAGTTTCTcttatataaaagttaaaaagtagGGAAAATGAGGATTCTTGTAGGGACATGACTCTCCTCCTGAGGATTTTTGCAGAGTCCCAGTATACCTTTGCTGGGTAAGGTCCACCTCATGGTAATTGTCAAGTGTGTGCttaataggttttttttcccttacgaTTACCAGCATTCAGGTGAAATTGAACCTTGAGCTTGACATACATGGACAGGGTCAGTAGACTTACATGGCACTTGGTGATGCTCTGCTCAGATGAGAGTGACTTGCTGGACATCTGGGGGGACCCATTGCTTTACTTCTCTAGCATGACAGTAATTTTTAACATAATTGGGCCATGGGATGCCAGGTAATGTAGTAGCTGGCTGTGCTGgcaattacaaaatattttcctagtGCTTTAAATCTGGTATGTTAAGTAAAATAGCTTTTAGTGTTAGTAAAATAGCTTTTAGTGTTAAggagttgtttcttttttgcagaCCACTGGAGACGATCAGACCTCCTGAAGAGAGTGAGGGAGCCTGCATGTTCTTTCCATTGGGAACAACTGAAGGGGGTCTTGACTCTGAACCTTTAGAACTCAGTACCTATTGCAAAGAGGagtgttgggtttgtttttccattttaaagtttactttaaaaaaaaaaaggaaaagtagttTTCATATTAAGTTTTTACTTTCTAGCATATGGGGCTTGAAGGTGTGGTGTAGCTAGAAACATTGTTAACATTTGGTTCAtggtgtacatatgtgtatgcacATAGTCGTGTAAGATCCATGTGTCTTAAATTAACAAAAGCGTTTGTGTTCATGCCTGTATGGAATGGAGACCTTTGCATTTTGATCCACAGAGCAAGAAGGATGTTCCTAGTCTATCTCAAAACTCTCTGTGTTTACATACTATTTCTGTAgattattttaggttttgcttcCATGGTAAGAATGAGCATTTTGGCTTATATATAGAGTTAGAAATAATTGTTAATTTTACACTTAATATATACTTCATGATGAAACTTCTTATCCTAGGCATTTACAGGCAGGTAAAAACCAAATTTGGGCTATTGGTGTTAACtagtttctaaaattttgtttctttttatttgtaatgAGTCACGTACTTAAGGCCCAGTTAATATAAAAGGAATTTTCATAGTTTATGTTCATGGGATACGTAGGCATTGCTGCTGTTCTATTTATTTTAGGGGAAAGATAGCCAGATTTTACTTTGGTACCTTCCAGAAGCTCTTCAGTGGTCCTTGGCCTAATGAAATCTTTTACCACTAAAAGAGTATTATTCTTATGTCATAGTGAGAATAATCATTTCAATACTTGGCATTGTAAATGCCTAAAAGACGTTTTATTTTAcgaatctattttttttcttgctataatGGGGATATTGTAAATCATGTATTTGTATTAATGGTATTTCTTAAAACAATGTATGTAACAATCTGCAAACTATTGTAGGCATCTGTAAATTCTGTTGTAGGTactgtaaattttgttttaatcgGCAGATAGATTATTTTGTGATTGTATTTAtacattgttaaaatttttttgaagatgttttgTTTAATTGAATGTATCTTATTGGCGTGATAGCTTTGAAGGTGCAtaactttatatttgtataaacCTCTACTGCATACAAAAGCACTTTGACACTCgtaatctcatttgatcctcacgaCAAGCCTGTTATGTGTGATGCTGGTTTATAGGTGACGAAACAGGACTTCAGGTTATtgactgacttgcccaaggagaCACTGATTACAGGAAGACCCATCAGGACATATtactgattttagaggaaatatttGTCTCTAAATGTCCTTTCCTTTCGTACGAATCATTAATTTACTAAGTCATTAATTTGGTAAGTGCttgtttcccattttatttatacttGTCTGGTGAGGAAAGTGGATGCTGCGTAAATGTTTTGATTTAACCTGAAAGATCTGGTGTCACTCTGTAGAGCTGAAAGTCTCATGGGGGGGTTGCTCTTGAGG
This region of Physeter macrocephalus isolate SW-GA chromosome 14, ASM283717v5, whole genome shotgun sequence genomic DNA includes:
- the LOC102985126 gene encoding Golgi apparatus membrane protein TVP23 homolog B isoform X6, with translation MVTIILLLSCDFWAVKNVTGRLMVGLRWWNHIDEDGKSHWVFESRKASPQDSKTVSEAESRIFWLGLIACPVLWVIFAFSALFSFRVKWLAVVIMGVVLQGANLYGYIRCKVGSRKDLTSMATSYLGKQFLRQTTGDDQTS
- the LOC102985126 gene encoding Golgi apparatus membrane protein TVP23 homolog B isoform X7 yields the protein MKNVTGRLMVGLRWWNHIDEDGKSHWVFESRKASPQDSKTVSEAESRIFWLGLIACPVLWVIFAFSALFSFRVKWLAVVIMGVVLQGANLYGYIRCKVGSRKDLTSMATSYLGKQFLRQTTGDDQTS
- the LOC102985126 gene encoding Golgi apparatus membrane protein TVP23 homolog B isoform X1 encodes the protein MLMRKIYQKDLKRQETQDSNDDIEDVSLFDAEEETTSRPKKSKIRHPVASFFHLFFRVSAIIVYLLCELFSSSFIACMVTIILLLSCDFWAVKNVTGRLMVGLRWWNHIDEDGKSHWVFESRKASPQDSKTVSEAESRIFWLGLIACPVLWVIFAFSALFSFRVKWLAVVIMGVVLQGANLYGYIRCKVGSRKDLTSMATSYLGKQFLRQTTGDDQTS
- the LOC102985126 gene encoding Golgi apparatus membrane protein TVP23 homolog B isoform X2, which encodes MLMRKIYQKDLKRQETDSNDDIEDVSLFDAEEETTSRPKKSKIRHPVASFFHLFFRVSAIIVYLLCELFSSSFIACMVTIILLLSCDFWAVKNVTGRLMVGLRWWNHIDEDGKSHWVFESRKASPQDSKTVSEAESRIFWLGLIACPVLWVIFAFSALFSFRVKWLAVVIMGVVLQGANLYGYIRCKVGSRKDLTSMATSYLGKQFLRQTTGDDQTS
- the LOC102985126 gene encoding Golgi apparatus membrane protein TVP23 homolog B isoform X3, which encodes MLQQQDSNDDIEDVSLFDAEEETTSRPKKSKIRHPVASFFHLFFRVSAIIVYLLCELFSSSFIACMVTIILLLSCDFWAVKNVTGRLMVGLRWWNHIDEDGKSHWVFESRKASPQDSKTVSEAESRIFWLGLIACPVLWVIFAFSALFSFRVKWLAVVIMGVVLQGANLYGYIRCKVGSRKDLTSMATSYLGKQFLRQTTGDDQTS
- the LOC102985126 gene encoding Golgi apparatus membrane protein TVP23 homolog B isoform X5 gives rise to the protein MDSNDDIEDVSLFDAEEETTSRPKKSKIRHPVASFFHLFFRVSAIIVYLLCELFSSSFIACMVTIILLLSCDFWAVKNVTGRLMVGLRWWNHIDEDGKSHWVFESRKASPQDSKTVSEAESRIFWLGLIACPVLWVIFAFSALFSFRVKWLAVVIMGVVLQGANLYGYIRCKVGSRKDLTSMATSYLGKQFLRQTTGDDQTS
- the LOC102985126 gene encoding Golgi apparatus membrane protein TVP23 homolog B isoform X4: MLQQDSNDDIEDVSLFDAEEETTSRPKKSKIRHPVASFFHLFFRVSAIIVYLLCELFSSSFIACMVTIILLLSCDFWAVKNVTGRLMVGLRWWNHIDEDGKSHWVFESRKASPQDSKTVSEAESRIFWLGLIACPVLWVIFAFSALFSFRVKWLAVVIMGVVLQGANLYGYIRCKVGSRKDLTSMATSYLGKQFLRQTTGDDQTS